Proteins from one Calonectris borealis unplaced genomic scaffold, bCalBor7.hap1.2 HAP1_SCAFFOLD_35, whole genome shotgun sequence genomic window:
- the LOC142076185 gene encoding olfactory receptor 14J1-like: MSNGSSITQFLLLAFADTRELQLLHFWLFLGIYLAALLGNGLIITVIACDHRLHTPMYFFLLNLSLLDLGSISTTLPKAMANSLWDTRDISYAGCAAQVFFFLFLITAEYFLLTVMAYDRYVAICNPLHYGTLLGSRACVHMAAAAWASGFLTALLHTANTLSLPLCHGNAVDQFFCEIPQILKLSCSHSYLREVGLLVVSACLVFGCFVFIVVSYVQIFRAVLRIPSEQGRHKAFSTCLPHLAVVSLFLSTIIFAYLKPPSISSPSLDLVVAVLYSVVPPAVNPFIYSMRNQELKDALWKLAQWTLFHRQ, from the coding sequence atgtccaacggcagctccatcacccagttcctcctcctggccttcgcagacacgcgggagctgcagctcttgcacttctggctcttcctgggcatctacctggctgccctcctgggcaacggcctcatcatcaccgtcatagcctgcgaccaccgcctgcacacccccatgtacttcttcctcctcaacctctccctcctcgacctgggctccatctccaccactctccccaaagccatggccaattccctctgggacaccagggacatctcctacgcaggatgtgctgcacaggtctttttctttctcttcttgatcacagcagagtattttcttctcactgtcatggcctacgaccgctacgttgccatctgcaaccccctgcactacgggaccctcctgggcagcagagcttgtgtccacatggcagcagctgcctgggccagtgggtttctcactgctctcctgcacacggccaatacattgtcactacccctctgccacggcaatgctgtggaccagttcttctgtgaaatcccccagatcctcaagctctcctgctcacactcctacctcagggaggttgggcttcttgtggttagtgcctgtttagtgttcgggtgttttgttttcattgtggtgtcctacgtgcagatcttcagggccgtgctgaggatcccctctgagcagggacggcacaaagccttttccacgtgcctccctcacctcgccgtggtctccctctttctcagcaccatcatatttgcctacctgaagcccccctccatctcctccccatccctggatctggtggtggcagtgctgtactcggtggtgcctccagcagtgaaccccttcatctacagcatgaggaaccaggagctcaaggatgccctatggaaactggcccagtggacgctgtttcaccgacaataa
- the LOC142076186 gene encoding olfactory receptor 14A16-like — translation MSNGSSITQFLLLAFADTRELQLLHFWLFLGIYLAALLGNGLIITAIACDQRLHTPMYFFLHNLSLLDLGSISTTLPKAMANSLWDTRDISYAGCAAQLFLFVFFISAEYCLLTVMAYDRYVAICHPLQYGTLLGNRACVHMAAAAWASGFLTALLHTANTFSLPLCHGNAVDQFFCEIPQILKLSCSHSYLREVGLLVVSACLGFGCFVFIVVSYVEIFRAVLRIPSEQGRHKAFSTCLPHLAVVSLFVSTGIFAYLKPPSISSPSLDLVVAVLYSVVPPAVNPLIYSMRNQELKDALRKLAQWTLFHRQ, via the coding sequence atgtccaacggcagctccatcacccagttcctcctcctggccttcgcagacacgcgggagctgcagctcttgcacttctggctcttcctgggcatctacctggctgccctcctgggcaacggcctcatcatcaccgccatagcctgcgaccagcgcctgcacacccccatgtacttcttcctccacaacctctccctcctcgacctgggctccatctccaccactcttcccaaagccatggccaattccctctgggacaccagggacatctcctacgcaggatgtgctgcacagctctttctgtttgtctttttcatttcagcagagtattgtcttctcactgtcatggcctacgaccgctacgttgccatctgccaccccctgcagtacgggaccctcctgggcaacagagcttgtgtccacatggcagcagctgcctgggccagtgggtttctcactgctctcctgcacacggccaatacattttcactacccctctgccacggcaatgctgtggaccagttcttctgtgaaatcccccagatcctcaagctctcctgctcacactcctacctcagggaggttgggcttcttgtggttagtgcctgtttaggatttgggtgttttgttttcattgtggtgtcctatgtggagatcttcagggccgtgctgaggatcccctctgagcagggacggcacaaagccttttccacatgcctccctcacctggctgtggtctccctctttgtcagcactggcatatttgcatacctaaagcccccctccatctcctccccatccctggacctggtggtggcagtgctgtactcagtggtgcctccagcagtgaaccccctcatctacagcatgaggaaccaggagctcaaggatgccctaaggaaactggcccagtggacgctgtttcaccgacaataa